One stretch of Rosistilla oblonga DNA includes these proteins:
- a CDS encoding transcriptional regulator encodes MAFTAPQTSEDTPIEIQELIQAFDTLPQEHRETLAPSLLRVVECSSRRRRILNLVQEALAQLRLDMKYLVFDLEATRRERDTLRDQIEGTNNGDHE; translated from the coding sequence ATGGCATTCACCGCACCACAGACCAGCGAAGACACCCCGATCGAGATTCAAGAGCTGATCCAAGCGTTCGATACTCTGCCCCAAGAGCATCGCGAAACGCTAGCTCCTTCGCTGCTCCGCGTTGTTGAATGCAGTTCGCGTCGTCGACGGATCTTGAACCTCGTCCAAGAAGCGCTGGCTCAATTGCGTTTGGATATGAAATACCTGGTCTTCGATCTCGAAGCGACTCGCCGCGAACGCGACACCCTGCGAGACCAGATCGAAGGGACCAACAACGGCGACCACGAATAA